The Streptococcus sp. VT 162 genome has a window encoding:
- a CDS encoding ATP-dependent helicase has protein sequence MKLLYTDIRTSLTDILTREAEELVAAGKRVFYIAPNSLSFEKERAVLECLSQQASFAITVTRFAQMARYLVLNDLPTKTSLDDIGLGMAFYKCLAELDPKDLRVYGAIKQDPQFIQQLIELYHEMTTAQMSFLDLESLTDEDKRADLLLIFEKVTAYLNQGQLAQGSQLSHLIEAIENDKVSSDFSQLALVIDGFTRFSAEEERVVDLLHRKGAEIVIGAYASKKAYISPFTEGNLYQASVEFLHHLGAKYQSLAQDRSQTHEKIDSFDKASRLLESSYDFSELALDVDEKDRENLQIWSCLTQKEELELVARSIRQKLHDHPELSYKNFRILLGDVASYQLSLKTIFDQYQIPFYLGRSESMAHHPLTQYVESILRLKRYRFRQEDLINLLRTGLYTDLGQADIDAFEQYLRYLGINGLPAFQQTFTKSHHGKFDLERLNSLRLRVLAPLETLFASRKQKTENLLQKWNTFLKNAALSKQMQELTATMETLEQERQAEVWKAFCHVLEQFATVFAGTQVSLEDFLALLHSGMSLSQYRTIPATVDTVLVQSYDLIAPMTADFVYAIGLTQDHLPKIAQNTSLLTDEERQSLNQATEEGAQLLIASSENLKKNRYTMLSLVNAARKQLILSAPSLLNENESKESAYLQELVGFGFSRLEKKIHQKSLSKDDMGSYHSLLSSLVSYHQQAGSSENEEDVTFVKVLARVMGKKLDQKGLTNPALPTSPSSKPLEKETLKALYPADKEFYLSTSGLTEFYRNEYSYFLRYVLGLQEELRLRPDARSHGNFLHRIFERALKLPAEKPFDQRLEQAIKETSQEREFEAIYQESLEAQFTKEVLLDVARTTGHILRHNPAIETIQEEAAFGGKDQAFIQLDNGRSVHVRGKVDRIDRLKADGALGVVDYKSSLTQFQFPHFFNGLNSQLPTYLAALKREGEQNFFGAMYLEMAEPVQSLLAVKSLAGAVAEVSKSMKYQGLFLEKESSHLGEFYNKNKANQLTDEEFQLLLDYNAHLYKKAAEKILQGQFAINPYTENGRSIAPYVQQHQAITGFEANYHLGQARFLEKLDLADGKRLVGEKLKQAWFEKMREELNR, from the coding sequence ATGAAATTACTTTATACTGATATTCGGACTTCTTTGACAGATATTTTAACCAGAGAGGCAGAAGAGCTAGTTGCTGCTGGCAAGCGGGTTTTCTACATCGCCCCCAACTCTCTTTCATTTGAAAAGGAACGCGCCGTGCTGGAATGCTTGTCCCAGCAGGCTTCTTTTGCGATTACCGTCACGCGTTTTGCTCAGATGGCTCGTTACTTAGTCTTGAATGATTTGCCAACTAAGACGAGTTTAGATGACATCGGGCTTGGGATGGCTTTTTATAAATGTCTTGCCGAACTCGATCCCAAGGACTTACGTGTTTATGGTGCAATTAAGCAGGATCCTCAATTTATCCAGCAGTTGATTGAACTTTATCATGAGATGACGACTGCTCAGATGAGCTTTTTGGACTTGGAAAGTCTGACAGATGAGGATAAGCGAGCAGATTTACTCTTGATTTTTGAGAAAGTAACAGCCTATCTCAATCAAGGTCAGTTGGCTCAGGGAAGTCAGTTATCTCATTTGATTGAGGCTATTGAGAATGACAAGGTAAGTAGTGATTTCAGTCAACTTGCCTTAGTCATTGACGGATTTACCCGTTTTTCTGCCGAGGAAGAGCGTGTAGTGGATCTACTCCACCGAAAAGGTGCCGAGATTGTCATTGGGGCCTATGCAAGCAAGAAAGCCTATATCAGTCCGTTCACTGAAGGGAATCTCTATCAAGCCAGTGTGGAATTTCTTCATCATTTGGGGGCAAAATACCAATCGCTTGCTCAGGATCGTTCTCAGACTCATGAGAAAATTGATAGTTTTGACAAGGCTTCTCGTTTGCTGGAGTCTTCTTATGACTTCTCAGAACTCGCTTTAGATGTCGATGAGAAGGACCGTGAAAATCTGCAAATCTGGTCCTGCTTGACGCAAAAAGAGGAGTTGGAATTAGTAGCCCGTAGCATTCGTCAGAAATTACATGACCATCCAGAACTGAGTTACAAGAATTTCCGTATTTTGCTGGGTGATGTGGCATCTTACCAGCTATCACTGAAAACTATTTTTGACCAGTACCAGATTCCTTTCTATCTTGGTAGAAGTGAATCCATGGCCCATCATCCTCTGACTCAGTATGTGGAGTCTATTTTACGTTTAAAACGTTACCGTTTCCGTCAGGAGGATTTGATTAATCTCCTCAGAACAGGTTTGTATACTGACCTTGGCCAAGCGGATATTGATGCTTTTGAGCAATATCTCCGCTATCTTGGCATCAATGGCTTGCCAGCTTTTCAGCAGACCTTTACCAAATCCCACCATGGAAAATTTGATTTAGAGCGTTTAAATTCTCTTCGTCTGCGAGTTTTGGCGCCACTTGAAACCTTATTTGCCAGTCGGAAGCAAAAGACTGAAAATCTCTTGCAAAAGTGGAATACTTTTCTAAAAAATGCTGCTTTAAGCAAGCAGATGCAAGAATTGACAGCTACTATGGAAACTCTAGAACAGGAAAGACAAGCCGAAGTTTGGAAGGCTTTCTGCCATGTTTTAGAACAATTTGCGACCGTTTTCGCTGGTACACAGGTTAGTCTAGAGGATTTCCTAGCCTTGCTCCATTCTGGAATGAGCTTATCCCAGTATCGTACCATTCCAGCAACTGTTGACACTGTTCTGGTGCAGAGTTACGATTTGATTGCACCTATGACCGCTGACTTTGTCTATGCCATTGGGCTGACTCAGGATCATTTGCCAAAAATTGCGCAAAACACCAGCCTGTTAACAGACGAAGAAAGACAAAGTCTAAACCAAGCAACTGAGGAGGGAGCGCAATTACTGATTGCAAGTAGTGAAAACCTCAAGAAAAATCGCTATACCATGCTTTCTTTAGTCAATGCTGCTCGTAAGCAGTTGATTTTGTCAGCTCCAAGTCTCCTCAATGAAAATGAGAGCAAGGAATCAGCCTATCTTCAGGAACTGGTGGGTTTTGGATTTAGCCGGTTAGAGAAGAAGATTCATCAAAAAAGTCTGTCTAAGGATGATATGGGTTCTTATCACAGTCTCTTGTCTAGTCTCGTTTCCTATCATCAGCAGGCGGGTTCTAGTGAAAATGAAGAAGATGTGACCTTTGTCAAGGTTCTAGCGCGTGTGATGGGGAAAAAACTTGATCAAAAAGGTCTTACAAATCCTGCACTCCCAACTAGCCCAAGCAGCAAACCATTAGAGAAAGAGACCTTGAAGGCTCTCTATCCAGCTGACAAGGAGTTTTACCTGTCTACGTCTGGTTTGACGGAGTTTTACCGCAATGAATACAGTTATTTCCTCCGTTATGTCTTAGGTTTGCAGGAAGAATTGCGCCTACGTCCTGATGCTCGCAGTCACGGGAATTTCTTGCATCGTATTTTTGAACGTGCCTTGAAACTCCCTGCTGAAAAACCATTTGACCAACGTTTGGAGCAAGCTATCAAGGAAACCAGTCAAGAACGGGAATTTGAAGCCATTTATCAAGAAAGTTTGGAAGCCCAGTTTACCAAGGAAGTTCTTCTTGATGTCGCTAGGACCACTGGCCACATCCTACGTCATAATCCAGCCATTGAAACCATCCAAGAGGAAGCAGCATTTGGTGGTAAAGATCAAGCCTTTATTCAATTGGATAATGGTCGGAGTGTCCATGTGCGAGGCAAGGTTGACCGCATTGACCGCCTGAAAGCTGATGGAGCGTTAGGAGTGGTAGACTACAAGTCTAGTTTAACTCAGTTCCAGTTTCCTCATTTCTTTAATGGGCTTAATTCCCAGTTGCCAACCTATCTTGCTGCCTTAAAAAGAGAAGGGGAGCAGAACTTTTTTGGCGCTATGTACTTGGAAATGGCTGAACCTGTCCAATCTTTATTAGCTGTTAAAAGTCTGGCAGGAGCAGTAGCAGAAGTTAGCAAGTCTATGAAATACCAAGGTCTCTTTTTAGAAAAAGAAAGTAGTCATTTGGGAGAGTTTTATAACAAAAACAAGGCTAATCAGCTGACAGACGAGGAATTCCAGCTCTTACTGGATTACAATGCCCATCTGTACAAAAAGGCAGCTGAGAAGATTTTACAAGGCCAGTTTGCCATCAATCCATACACAGAGAATGGCAGAAGTATTGCCCCGTACGTTCAGCAACACCAAGCCATCACTGGATTTGAAGCCAATTATCACTTAGGACAAGCACGTTTCCTAGAGAAGTTGGACTTAGCTGATGGCAAGCGTCTGGTTGGAGAAAAGCTCAAGCAAGCTTGGTTTGAGAAAATGAGAGAGGAGTTGAATCGATGA
- a CDS encoding MarR family transcriptional regulator translates to MSKYHFNSIYKNDETESTGLLFIKVYNKWESNLKRVLKLVGLTLPQFIVLTSLLFLSNREEYVTQVDIARFTGMDVMTVSQIVRLLEKKDYIRRDQHPKDSRAKLVSVTKSGAEKVNQALPLVEGVDEEFFKKLSNDREVFNRLLVELEDKNA, encoded by the coding sequence ATGTCAAAGTATCACTTTAATTCAATTTACAAAAATGATGAAACAGAGTCCACAGGTCTTCTGTTCATCAAAGTCTACAACAAGTGGGAAAGCAACTTAAAAAGAGTCTTGAAATTAGTTGGTCTCACTCTGCCTCAATTTATCGTTTTGACTTCGCTCTTGTTTCTGAGCAATAGAGAGGAATATGTAACGCAAGTTGATATCGCTCGGTTCACTGGTATGGATGTCATGACGGTTTCCCAGATTGTTAGGCTACTGGAGAAGAAAGACTACATTAGACGCGATCAACACCCAAAGGATAGTCGGGCAAAACTGGTCTCAGTGACGAAGTCTGGCGCGGAGAAGGTCAATCAAGCTTTACCTTTAGTAGAAGGTGTTGATGAAGAATTTTTTAAAAAACTATCTAACGATAGAGAAGTTTTTAATCGTTTGTTAGTAGAGTTGGAGGATAAAAATGCCTAG
- a CDS encoding haloacid dehalogenase, whose amino-acid sequence MIKLLALDMDGTLLNEAKEIPQAHITAIHQAIEKGVKLVLCTGRPLFGVLPYYKKLGLDLQNEYVIVNNGCSTHQTSDWSLVDWQELSPADIEYLYDLAEKSDVQLTLFDEKHYFVLGGKPNEIVQNDAKLVFSDLTEISLEDATSGKYRMFQGMFLGTKEQTDDFEQRFAEELCQRFSGVRSQPVIYEAMPLGTTKATALSRLAEILKIEPSEIMAMGDANNDIEMLQFAGLGIAMGNASDHVKSLANDVTDSNEEEGVARAIEKYIL is encoded by the coding sequence ATGATTAAACTACTAGCCTTGGATATGGACGGAACCCTCCTTAACGAAGCCAAGGAAATTCCACAAGCCCACATTACTGCCATTCACCAGGCCATTGAAAAAGGTGTCAAATTGGTTCTCTGTACAGGTCGCCCGCTTTTCGGTGTCCTTCCCTACTATAAAAAACTAGGACTGGACCTCCAGAATGAGTATGTCATTGTTAATAACGGTTGTTCAACTCACCAGACCAGTGACTGGAGTCTAGTTGACTGGCAAGAACTCAGTCCAGCCGACATTGAATACCTTTATGATCTAGCAGAAAAAAGCGACGTCCAGTTAACTCTTTTTGATGAGAAACATTATTTTGTCCTCGGTGGCAAGCCTAATGAAATTGTTCAAAATGATGCCAAGCTAGTCTTTTCAGACCTGACTGAAATCTCCCTTGAGGACGCGACTAGTGGCAAGTATCGGATGTTCCAAGGCATGTTTTTAGGAACAAAAGAGCAAACAGACGATTTTGAGCAGCGGTTTGCTGAGGAACTCTGCCAACGATTTAGCGGAGTTCGTTCACAGCCTGTCATTTATGAAGCCATGCCACTTGGGACTACTAAGGCTACTGCTCTTTCTCGACTAGCAGAGATTTTGAAGATCGAGCCCTCAGAAATTATGGCCATGGGCGATGCCAATAACGATATCGAAATGCTTCAGTTTGCAGGGCTTGGCATTGCTATGGGAAATGCCAGCGACCATGTCAAATCCCTTGCTAATGACGTTACAGATAGCAATGAAGAAGAAGGCGTTGCGCGTGCCATTGAGAAGTATATTTTATAA
- a CDS encoding ABC transporter, protein MKTVLEIHGLTKQFGQQAILQDLSLTIKEGDIYGLIGKNGAGKTTLIKIITQLLFADKGTVSLFSSQSENEWTKGLSRVGSVIESPVAHNHLTAYQNLKYYCMIRHIPNADKVIQETLDYVGLSDTGKKVFRDFSLGMKQRLGIAIALLSKPDFLILDEPINGLDPIGIKEFRLMIQRLNQEKGITILISSHILSELYLLANRFGILDQGKIIREISKAEFETLSEDYIVLRTSDKERACQVLKEQIQLQFKVVNPEKEIHIFGNEQDVKQILKQLTLSDVAIDEIYFARQNLEEYFTQLVE, encoded by the coding sequence ATGAAAACAGTACTCGAAATTCATGGACTGACCAAACAATTCGGACAACAAGCTATTCTTCAAGATCTTAGTCTAACCATAAAAGAGGGAGATATTTATGGTCTAATCGGAAAAAATGGAGCAGGTAAAACTACTCTTATCAAAATCATTACACAACTACTGTTTGCGGATAAAGGAACTGTTTCCCTCTTTTCTAGTCAATCGGAAAATGAGTGGACCAAGGGCTTATCTCGAGTAGGTTCAGTTATCGAATCACCTGTAGCTCATAATCACTTAACAGCCTATCAAAATCTGAAATATTATTGTATGATCCGCCATATTCCAAATGCTGATAAAGTTATTCAAGAAACACTAGATTATGTAGGTTTGTCTGATACAGGTAAGAAAGTCTTTCGTGATTTCTCGCTAGGAATGAAACAAAGACTTGGTATCGCTATTGCTCTTCTGTCCAAACCCGACTTCCTTATTCTTGATGAACCTATTAATGGTCTCGACCCAATTGGAATCAAAGAATTTCGTCTCATGATCCAGCGGCTAAATCAAGAAAAAGGCATAACCATCCTCATCTCTAGCCATATCTTGTCAGAACTCTATCTCTTAGCTAATCGCTTTGGTATTCTGGATCAAGGTAAGATTATCCGTGAAATCAGTAAAGCTGAGTTTGAAACACTAAGTGAGGATTATATCGTGCTTAGAACAAGCGATAAAGAAAGAGCTTGTCAGGTATTGAAAGAACAAATCCAGCTCCAGTTTAAGGTTGTAAACCCTGAAAAGGAAATCCATATCTTTGGTAATGAACAAGATGTCAAACAGATTCTTAAGCAACTAACTTTGTCCGATGTTGCTATTGATGAGATTTACTTTGCCCGTCAAAACCTAGAAGAATACTTCACCCAATTGGTAGAATAG
- a CDS encoding membrane protein, translating to MIHTIQADFYRLFRSKGFWITEFILFVLMLLGATIGATGHLMSVQAAPPELPTHGWNGIEALINASNNGSNLVFLCIILVCLVLGVDLIGKLYKNSLTVGVSRTEFFLAKFFVLASIALLQLITSLVIAFIPATLLNGLGTMPDGFVTNLLLTISLQFLCLLAWLSIVSFILYLTHSYLAVFIGYLVTSIILSMPMLIFPNIAILRYLSLNFAYAMTADSQAILYTITVCVTVILFFSFSGLTIFKKKSL from the coding sequence ATGATACATACCATTCAAGCAGATTTTTACCGTCTTTTCCGCTCAAAAGGATTCTGGATTACAGAATTCATTCTCTTTGTACTTATGTTACTGGGTGCTACTATTGGAGCTACAGGGCATCTAATGTCAGTTCAGGCAGCACCACCTGAGCTTCCTACCCATGGTTGGAATGGGATAGAAGCTCTAATCAACGCGTCAAATAACGGCTCAAACCTCGTTTTCCTCTGTATTATTCTAGTGTGTTTAGTTCTTGGGGTCGATTTAATCGGCAAGCTTTATAAAAATAGTTTGACAGTTGGCGTTTCTCGTACCGAGTTTTTCCTTGCTAAATTCTTTGTACTAGCAAGTATCGCTCTCTTACAACTCATCACCAGTCTTGTGATTGCCTTTATTCCCGCGACTCTACTAAACGGACTTGGTACAATGCCTGATGGTTTTGTTACTAATCTCCTCTTGACGATTTCCCTTCAATTTCTATGCCTACTCGCTTGGCTTTCGATTGTCTCCTTTATTCTCTACCTAACTCATTCTTATCTTGCCGTATTTATCGGCTATCTAGTTACCTCTATCATCCTTTCTATGCCAATGCTTATCTTTCCAAATATCGCAATTTTACGATATCTGAGCTTAAATTTTGCCTATGCCATGACTGCTGATAGTCAAGCTATTCTCTATACCATCACGGTTTGCGTAACAGTCATACTTTTCTTCTCTTTCAGTGGACTGACTATTTTCAAGAAGAAAAGCTTATAA
- a CDS encoding histidine kinase: MIYILISILLLTNIILAIFLIRYHIAIRDLSRQIEEKIRSGSMKRIGVNFFSKTILRLHNQIENLFQEVEQNQLIMKREKRTLDMAISNIAHDIRTPLTIASGYTQQLIKHPDNSQETLSKIAHHQELVSKRLEALLEYRHLMEGAVKPKLEELDLSTFITKKTLAYYDVFQSSQIVLDFNVEPGLKTATDEDLLDRIIQNLLGNVLKHGKEKARLSLKKEDNRLALEIDNLVKKSIKNIDNLSNRFYSENMSDTEESSGLGLYITEELVHLLGAEMKLATDGEWFSVFIYF; encoded by the coding sequence ATGATTTACATTTTGATATCTATATTGCTCCTTACTAATATTATTTTGGCGATTTTTTTGATTCGCTATCATATAGCAATTAGAGATTTAAGCAGACAAATTGAAGAAAAGATTCGCTCTGGTAGCATGAAGAGGATCGGTGTAAATTTCTTTTCAAAGACCATTTTGCGTCTACATAACCAAATTGAGAATCTATTTCAAGAAGTGGAGCAAAACCAACTAATCATGAAGCGTGAAAAACGCACCCTAGATATGGCAATCAGTAACATTGCTCATGATATTCGGACACCTTTGACAATCGCTTCAGGATATACCCAGCAACTAATAAAACACCCCGATAATAGTCAGGAAACTTTAAGCAAAATAGCCCATCATCAGGAACTGGTTTCCAAACGTTTGGAGGCCCTCCTAGAATACCGTCATTTGATGGAAGGAGCAGTCAAACCGAAACTGGAAGAACTTGATTTATCAACTTTTATAACGAAAAAGACTTTAGCTTATTACGACGTTTTTCAATCTTCACAGATTGTTCTTGATTTTAATGTTGAACCAGGATTGAAAACGGCGACTGATGAGGACTTGCTTGATCGAATTATACAAAACCTTCTTGGAAATGTTCTCAAGCACGGTAAGGAGAAGGCTCGGCTTTCTTTGAAAAAGGAAGACAATAGGCTTGCTTTGGAAATTGATAATCTAGTCAAAAAATCTATCAAGAATATAGACAATCTCAGCAATCGTTTTTATTCTGAAAATATGTCAGATACCGAAGAATCCTCTGGTTTAGGTCTCTATATTACTGAGGAATTGGTTCATCTTCTTGGAGCGGAAATGAAGCTAGCCACTGATGGAGAATGGTTTTCGGTCTTTATTTATTTTTAA
- a CDS encoding chemotaxis protein CheY produces MASILIIEDNNEIQEILRTLLAEEHEVIQAFSGTEGIMQFDKGGIDLVLLDIMLPGKNGDQVLQAIRQTSQTPVIMLTALGDKKLISQYLLDGANDYVVKPFDLDEVFARVTVQLRQSGEHQSEDRREIDNLVQNFKNIQFDADSFEISNATETIRLAKKECQILQMLHQHPKKIFTKEELYELIWEESYLPGDNTLNTHLSNLRKKLHQLDPNHEYIETIWGVGVRLKGDK; encoded by the coding sequence ATGGCGAGCATACTTATAATTGAAGATAATAATGAAATCCAGGAAATCTTAAGAACCCTTCTTGCAGAGGAACATGAGGTGATTCAAGCATTTTCTGGTACAGAAGGTATAATGCAATTTGACAAAGGTGGCATTGATCTCGTTTTGCTAGATATCATGCTCCCTGGGAAAAATGGTGACCAAGTCTTGCAAGCTATTCGACAAACGAGTCAGACTCCGGTCATCATGCTTACTGCTTTGGGTGATAAAAAGCTCATCAGCCAATATCTCTTAGATGGTGCCAATGATTATGTAGTAAAACCTTTTGATTTGGACGAAGTCTTTGCCAGAGTCACTGTTCAATTACGCCAAAGTGGTGAACATCAGTCAGAAGATCGAAGAGAAATTGATAACCTCGTACAAAATTTTAAAAATATCCAGTTTGATGCGGATAGTTTTGAAATAAGTAACGCAACTGAAACCATTCGCCTTGCAAAGAAAGAGTGCCAGATTCTCCAAATGTTGCACCAGCATCCTAAAAAGATCTTCACCAAAGAAGAACTCTATGAATTGATTTGGGAAGAAAGTTACCTGCCTGGAGACAATACGCTCAACACCCATCTAAGCAATCTCCGTAAAAAACTGCATCAACTGGATCCAAATCACGAGTACATCGAAACCATTTGGGGAGTTGGTGTTCGATTAAAAGGAGATAAGTAA
- a CDS encoding beta-carotene 15,15'-monooxygenase — MKKWNATQLKYLMAAVMVLDHIPHITGIVSPLWEGIFHALTRCVGVWFAYMAMEGFIHTRNLKNYLIRLWSWALIMFAGNSLLNTLFASKGVMVTNNIFLTLAIGVTMLWIGFPRKELDKKEKLWRRIGLAGLLIFGCLFTEGGITMLPFLLISYSCRNRKGLRNLLYAFLWAFLLVTSIQIYDTWHQTLEMMLYNSDWLFITVFPFMALYNGQRGKETSWSKYFFYIFYPAHLWIITLIAYLVK, encoded by the coding sequence ATGAAAAAATGGAATGCAACGCAGTTGAAGTATCTGATGGCGGCAGTAATGGTTCTGGACCATATCCCTCATATCACCGGAATCGTTTCTCCTTTGTGGGAAGGTATCTTTCACGCCTTGACCCGTTGTGTCGGAGTTTGGTTTGCCTATATGGCTATGGAAGGCTTCATCCATACTCGAAATTTGAAAAACTACCTCATCCGTCTTTGGAGTTGGGCGCTGATCATGTTTGCTGGAAATAGCCTTCTCAATACTCTGTTTGCCTCTAAGGGTGTAATGGTTACTAATAATATTTTCTTGACTTTGGCCATCGGTGTCACCATGCTTTGGATTGGTTTTCCCAGAAAAGAGTTGGATAAAAAGGAGAAGTTGTGGCGTCGTATTGGGCTTGCTGGGCTCTTGATTTTCGGGTGTCTTTTTACCGAGGGTGGCATCACCATGCTACCATTTCTCTTGATTAGTTACTCTTGTCGAAATCGCAAGGGCTTGCGAAATCTCCTCTATGCCTTTCTGTGGGCCTTCTTGTTAGTGACTTCCATCCAAATTTACGACACTTGGCACCAAACACTGGAAATGATGCTTTACAATTCTGACTGGCTCTTTATCACCGTATTTCCTTTTATGGCTTTGTATAATGGACAGCGAGGAAAAGAAACTAGTTGGAGTAAATATTTCTTTTATATTTTCTACCCAGCTCATCTATGGATTATAACTTTGATTGCTTATTTGGTTAAGTAG
- a CDS encoding carbon-nitrogen hydrolase has translation MRNVRVAAIQMQCAKDVATNIQTAERLVRQATEQGAQIILLPELFERPYFCQERQYDYYQYAQSVTENTAIQHFKVIAKELQVVLPISFYEKDGNVLYNSIAVIDADGEVLGVYRKTHIPDDHYYQEKFYFTPGNTGFKVWDTRYAKIGIGICWDQWFPETARCLALNGAELLFYPTAIGSEPILDTDSCGHWQRTMQGHAAANIVPVIAANRYGLEEVTPSEENGGQSSSLDFYGSSFMTDETGAILERAERQGEAVLLATYDLDKGASERLNWGLFRDRRPEMYQRITD, from the coding sequence ATGAGAAATGTTAGAGTTGCAGCGATCCAGATGCAATGTGCCAAGGATGTGGCAACAAATATCCAAACAGCAGAGCGTTTAGTACGTCAAGCTACAGAACAAGGCGCACAAATCATTCTCTTACCCGAGTTGTTTGAACGTCCCTATTTCTGTCAGGAACGCCAGTATGACTACTACCAGTATGCCCAGTCGGTGACAGAAAATACAGCCATTCAGCATTTTAAAGTAATTGCTAAGGAACTACAGGTTGTTCTACCGATCAGTTTCTATGAAAAAGATGGCAATGTCTTGTATAACTCAATCGCCGTCATTGATGCTGATGGAGAAGTGCTGGGCGTCTATCGGAAGACCCACATACCAGATGATCATTATTATCAAGAAAAATTTTACTTTACGCCTGGTAACACTGGTTTCAAGGTCTGGGATACTCGCTATGCTAAGATTGGGATTGGCATCTGTTGGGATCAATGGTTTCCTGAAACGGCGCGCTGTCTTGCGTTGAATGGGGCAGAATTGCTCTTTTACCCAACAGCTATTGGTTCAGAGCCAATTTTGGATACAGACAGTTGTGGTCACTGGCAACGTACCATGCAAGGGCACGCAGCAGCAAATATTGTCCCAGTTATTGCAGCCAATCGCTATGGCTTGGAAGAAGTCACTCCTAGTGAGGAAAATGGTGGACAGAGTTCCAGTCTTGACTTCTACGGTTCCTCCTTTATGACGGATGAAACAGGAGCTATTCTAGAGAGAGCTGAAAGACAAGGAGAAGCTGTTCTGTTAGCAACTTATGACCTTGATAAGGGAGCAAGCGAGCGCCTAAATTGGGGACTGTTTCGTGATAGAAGACCCGAAATGTACCAACGAATTACGGACTAG
- a CDS encoding agmatine deiminase (catalyzes the formation of carbamoylputrescine from agmatine in the arginine decarboxylase pathway of putrescine biosynthesis) — MIETPKKAGYRMPAEYEPHHGTLMIWPTRPGSWPFQGKAAKRAFSQIIKTIAEGERVYLLVEQDYLSEAQSYLGEKVVYLDIPTNDAWARDTGPTILINDKKEKLAVDWSFNAWGGAVDGLYQDYEDDDQVASRFAEALQMPVYDAKPFVLEGGAIHSDGQGTILVTESCLLSPGRNPHLSKEQIENTLLECLGAEKVIWLPYGIYQDETNEHVDNVAAFVGPAELVLAWTDDQNDPQYAMSAADLALLEKETDAKGRPFTIHKLPIPALHQVVTEEDLPGYIYEEGEEERYAGERLAASYVNFYIANKSVLVPQFEDVNDQVALDILSKCFPDRKVVGIPARDILLGGGNIHCITQQIPE, encoded by the coding sequence ATGATAGAAACTCCGAAAAAAGCAGGCTATCGTATGCCAGCAGAGTACGAACCCCATCATGGTACCCTCATGATATGGCCGACTCGACCAGGTTCATGGCCCTTCCAAGGAAAGGCTGCCAAAAGAGCATTTAGCCAGATTATCAAGACCATAGCAGAAGGGGAAAGAGTCTATCTTTTGGTGGAGCAGGATTATCTATCTGAAGCGCAATCCTATCTTGGAGAAAAGGTTGTTTATCTAGATATTCCTACTAATGATGCCTGGGCGCGTGATACGGGGCCGACCATTCTCATCAATGATAAAAAAGAAAAGTTGGCAGTCGATTGGTCTTTTAATGCATGGGGTGGCGCTGTCGATGGTCTTTATCAAGATTATGAAGATGATGACCAAGTAGCCAGTCGTTTTGCTGAGGCATTGCAAATGCCTGTTTACGATGCCAAACCTTTTGTACTGGAAGGCGGGGCAATCCATAGCGATGGTCAAGGGACTATTCTTGTGACTGAAAGTTGCTTACTCAGTCCTGGACGCAATCCCCACCTGTCTAAAGAGCAAATTGAAAACACCTTATTAGAGTGCCTTGGCGCTGAAAAAGTTATTTGGCTACCTTATGGTATTTATCAGGACGAAACCAATGAACACGTTGACAATGTTGCCGCTTTCGTTGGTCCTGCAGAACTTGTCTTGGCTTGGACAGATGATCAAAACGATCCCCAGTATGCCATGTCTGCAGCTGACCTTGCCCTTTTAGAGAAGGAAACGGATGCAAAAGGGCGTCCCTTCACTATTCATAAATTGCCAATCCCAGCGCTTCATCAAGTTGTAACCGAAGAAGATTTGCCAGGCTACATCTACGAAGAAGGGGAAGAAGAGCGTTATGCAGGTGAACGTCTTGCAGCTTCCTATGTCAATTTTTATATTGCCAACAAGTCTGTCTTAGTGCCCCAGTTTGAGGATGTAAACGACCAAGTGGCCCTAGATATCCTCAGCAAGTGTTTTCCAGACCGTAAGGTCGTAGGAATACCAGCAAGAGACATTCTTTTAGGTGGTGGCAATATTCACTGTATCACCCAACAAATCCCAGAATAG